CTGACCAATCAGCAGCCTGCAGTAACTCCCGACCAATCAGCAGCCTGCAGTAACTCCCGACCAATCAGCAGCCTGCACACGCTTGATTGACTGTAAATCTGTCCATTCAGGACTCtaaacagtttttctttcacCCAATAAGATTTTAACTCATTTGGATTATAATAAAACCTGAAACCTAACCGGGTCGGTCCAGGATCAGAATAATCCTCCTCAGCCCGGAATAATCTGCACAACATGACCGGACACAGCAGCTCAAGTCCTGCAGCTTACACCATACAGGTGTTATGGTGGTATACAGGTGTTATGGTGGTATACAGGTGTTGTACAGGTGTTATGGTGGTATACAGGTGTTATGGTGGTATACAGGTGTTGAACAGGTATACAGGTATACAGGTGTTGTACAGGTGTTATGGTGGTATACAGGTGTTGTACAGGTATACAGGTGTTGAACAGGTATACAGGTGTTGTACAGGTATACAGGTGTTATGTTGGTATACAGGTGTTGTACAGGTGTTATGTTGGTATACAGGTGTTGTACAGGTGTTGAACAGGTATACAGGTGTTGTACAGGTATACAGGTGTTATGGTGGTATACAGGTGTTGTACAGGTGTTGAACAGGTATACAGGTGTTGTACAGGTATACAGGTGTTATGGTGGTATACAGGTGTTGTACAGGTGTTGAACAGGTATACAGGTGTTGAACAGGTATACAGGTGTTATGGTGGTATACAGGTGTTGTACAGGTGTCGTCAGGTATACAGGTGTTGAACAGGTATACAGGTGTTGAACAGGTATACAGGTGTTGAACAGGTATACAGGTGTTGAACAGGTATACAGGTGTTGAACAGGTATACAGGTATACAGGTGTTGTGCAGGTGTTGTGGTGGTATACAGGTGTTGAACAGGTATACAGGTGTTGTGCAGGTGTTGTGGTGGTATACAGGTGTTGAACAGGTATACAGGTGTTGAACAGGTATACAGGTGTTGAACAGGTATACAGGTATACAGGTGTTGTGCAGGTGTTGTGGTGGTATACAGGTGTTGAACAGGTATACAGGTGTTGAACAGGTGTTATGGTGGTATACAGGTGTTGAACAGGTATACAGGTGTTGAACAGGTGTCGTCAGGTATTCTTACCTTGAGCATCTCGAACATGTACAGACAGTGGTAAACAGGAGTGAGCAGCAGTCTGGGCAGAACGTATTGGATGGCCTCTTTAAAGCCTTCGCAGATGGACtgtaaacagacagagagagcgtgatgatgatgatgatgatgatgataacgatgacatcatcacactaAGCTGCTGTTCTTCATCGTGGCTCGCTCAGGACAAACTGTACATCAGGTGGTTTATATCAGAGACCGATGGGATCATATCACACATGGAGCTTCAGATGTTAGCGTTTGATAGgatcttctcttccttccccGACCAATCAGAAGTCTCCACCTGGTTTCTAAGCAGTTAGGTGAGGAGGTTAGTGGGCGGGGCTTACCTGCAGGTGGAAGGCAGCTCCTGGCTTGGACACCTGACTCAGGAAGTGTTCATGGAAACCAGAGCGCAGGATCTCCTGAGTGTACGTCTCATACGGGTCAAAGGCCAACTCCTGCaaatcacatcacacatcagaTAGAACCACAGCTGATCGATCAATtaatcgatcaatcaatcaatcaatcaatcaatcaatcaatcatccatccatcccacAGACAGACCTCAGCCAGGTCCTCGAAGCAGCTGGCCACCAGAGGGTGAGAGTTGTCCTCGTCTGTCATCTCCACCGTGTCCTCCAGCAGGCCGATCAGCTTCACCGTCACCTCGTGGATATCAACGATCCGGCTGAAGATACTGTCCACGTCCTGAGAGACACCACAGGTAATCAATACGTCTGATCAGGTGAGATCAGGTGAGTGTAAGTGTGAGTACAGGTGAGTGTAAATGAGTACAGGTGAGATCAGGTGAGTACAGGTGAGTGCAGTCATACGGTCATACGTACGTGTTGGGAGAAGAGCATGGGGCTGGAGGTGAAGGGCTCTCTGAACACCTTGATGATCAGGTTGAGCTGTCTCAGGTACCGTCGTAGATCAGACATGAAGCTCCTCATCAGCTCGTTATAATTCATCTCCTCGATGTCTGACGGCTCCTCGTCAatgagagggaagaagaagcCGACCATGTCGTCCTCATCCTGATCCTGGTGGAACATGTCCATCAGCACCTGggcacacagacaggtgagacacagacaggtgagacacagacaggtgagacagacaggtgagacacagacaggtgagacagacaggtgagatacagacaggtgaggcaCGGACAGGTGAGGCACagacaggtgacacacacaggtgaggcacggacaggtgagacacagacaggtgaggcacagacaggtgagacacagacaggtgagacacagacaggtgagacagacaggtgagatacagacaTGTGAGGCACGGACAGGTGAggcacagacaggtgagacacagacaggtgaggcacggacaggtgagacacagacaggtgaggcacagacaggtgagacacagacaggtgaggcacagacaggtgagacacagacagttGAGGCAcggacaggtgagacagacaggtgagatacagacaggtgagacacagacaggtgagacacagacaggtgagacacagacaggtgagacagacaggtgagatacagacaggtgagacacagacaggtgagacacggACAGGTGAGGCAcggacaggtgagacagacaggtgagatacagacaggtgagacacagacaggtgagacacggacaggtgagacagacaggtgagatacagacaggtgagacacagacaggtgaggcacagacaggtgaggcacagacaggtgagacacagacaggtgagacacagacaggtgagatacagacaggtgagacacagacaggtgagacacagacaggtgagacacagacaggtgaggcacagacaggtgaggcacagacaggtgagacacagacaggtgagacacagacaggtgagacacagacaggtgagacaatTTTCTCTCTCCgttttagtgttgttttgtttgtttttttacagtgccCTTCCTCAAactgctgtgtgtgcgtgtatctcaggtgtgtatcaggtgtatcaggtgtgtatcaggtgtgtatcaggtgtgtatcaggtgtgtgtcaggtgtgtgtcaggtgtctcaggtgtgtatcaggtgtgtatcaggtgtatcaggtgtgtatcaggtgtgtatcaggtgtgtatcaggtgtgtctcaggtgtgtatcaggtgtgtatcaggtttgtatcaggtgtgtctcaggtgtctcaggtgtatcaggtgtatctcaggtgtatcaggtgtgtgtcaggtgtctcaggtgtctcaggtgtgtctcaggtgtatcaggtgtatcaggtgtatcaggtgtctcaggtgtgtatcaggtgtatcaggtgtgtctcaggtgtgtgtcaggtgtctcaggtgtctcaggtgtgtctcaggtgtatcaggtgtatcaggtgtgtctcaggtgtatcaggtgtgtctcaggtgtatcaggtgtgtctcaggtgtctcaggtgtgtctcaggtgtatcaggtgtatcaggtgtgtctcaggtgtatcaggtgtgtctcaggtgtatcaggtgtgtctcaggtgtctcaggtgtgtctcaggtgtatcaggtgtctcaggtgtctcaggtgtgtctaaggtgtatcaggtgtgtgtcaggtgtctcaggtgtgtgtcaggagtatcaggtgtatcaggtgtgtcaggtgtgtctcaggtgtgtctcaggtgtctcaggtgtgtctcaggtgtgtctcaggtgtgtatcaggtgtatcaggtgtatcaggtgtatcaggtgtgtctcaggtgtctcaggtgtgtctcaggtgtagctcaggtgtatcaggtgtatcaggtgtatcaggtgtagctcaggtgtctcaggtgtgtatcaggtgtctcaggtgtgtatcaggtgtatcaggtgtatcaggtgtatcaggtgtgtctcaggtgtctcaggtgtctcaggtgtgtctcaggtacCTTGTCAGCACACATGGCCACAGTGATGTCCTGCTGGGAGATCTCGTAGTGTCGGATGTTCCTGACGTAGTTCCCAGCGAGCTTCAGGATGTCAGCAGAGATGTACTCCAGCACCGCCACCATGTACACTGACACCTGGTGGTCGATCTTATAGCCCAGCACCTCCTGCAGCACAAGGCATCATGGGAGATGTAGTCAGGTGGTGGGgggggtgatgatgatgatgatgatgatgaagatggtgtGGTCTTACCTTCAGCAGCGGGTGGATCTTGTCGACAGGTAGAGCCAGCGggttcctcctcttcctcctctcgaTGGCGGCCTGAGCATCAGCGATCGCCCACTTATCGATCGGGTGAGGAAAACTCTTCTGCACGCGCTCCTGAgacacagggggggggggggggggtcaacaTCTGGACTGATCCACTGTAAACATCTGGACTGACCCGCTGTCAACATCTGGACTGACCCACTGTCAGCATCTGGACTGACCCACTGTTAACATCTGGACTGACCCGCTGTCAACATCTGGACTGACCCACTGTCAGCATCTGGACTGACCCGCTGTCAACATCTGGACTGACCCACTGTCAGCATCTGGACTGACCCACTGTTAACATCTGGACTGACCCGCTGTCAACATCTGGACTGACCCGCTGTCAACATCTGGACTGACCCACTGTCAGCATCTGGACTGACCCACTGTTAACATCTGGACTGACCCGCTGTTAACATCTGGACTGACccacttttattattatgtgtgtgtctgtgtgtgtgtgtgtgtgtgtctgtgtgtgtgtgtgtgtgtgtgtctgtgtgtgtgtgtgtgtgtgtgtgtgtatgtgtatg
This is a stretch of genomic DNA from Scomber scombrus unplaced genomic scaffold, fScoSco1.1 SCAFFOLD_330, whole genome shotgun sequence. It encodes these proteins:
- the LOC133976933 gene encoding son of sevenless homolog 1-like encodes the protein MLCQAQPRSVQDVEERVQKSFPHPIDKWAIADAQAAIERRKRRNPLALPVDKIHPLLKEVLGYKIDHQVSVYMVAVLEYISADILKLAGNYVRNIRHYEISQQDITVAMCADKVLMDMFHQDQDEDDMVGFFFPLIDEEPSDIEEMNYNELMRSFMSDLRRYLRQLNLIIKVFREPFTSSPMLFSQHDVDSIFSRIVDIHEVTVKLIGLLEDTVEMTDEDNSHPLVASCFEDLAEELAFDPYETYTQEILRSGFHEHFLSQVSKPGAAFHLQSICEGFKEAIQYVLPRLLLTPVYHCLYMFEMLK